Proteins encoded together in one Vigna angularis cultivar LongXiaoDou No.4 chromosome 5, ASM1680809v1, whole genome shotgun sequence window:
- the LOC108340460 gene encoding DNA topoisomerase 1 alpha, protein MAVETSDKPNLPHDFDDDDDAPIIYKRISSKKNQTHSEARKSNSHIHDGQSYRQAPNAPSSNGQTSSLQKGNTAPSLKPSAMKPSVGISRTPNSVGNTSSVKLPVANSKSPSLGDKQKMSVDVKVEPKSTEHSGKNFCEDSEDDEDDKPLSFRLKNSNHDNKVTSVVKKSYEDSDDDDDVPLAKKLPRNLNLGTTSNNHEDSDKKPISKIQKDRKNGSGMSNKQDRPSPLPAKRPLDNSNSLQPSVKKPKVSASDASIKTELVSEKRELKTEDDDDDDHIPISQRIKKQGMTGDKSSSTKKVLQKVTKVNKSISKPFKKQTKKIVKKSGSGSEYSKSSKLLPSSGDGQKKWTTLVHNGVIFPPPYQQHGVKMLYKGRPVDLTPEQEEVATMYAVMRDTEYMQKDKFKDNFWNDWRKLLGRNHVIQNLKDCDFTPIYDWYQGVKDKKKQMTTEEKKILKEEKMKQEEKYMWAMVDGVKEKVGNFRVEPPGLFRGRGEHPKMGKLKKRIHPGDITINIGKDAPIPECPIPGERWKEIRHDNTVTWLAYWSDPINPKLFKYVFLAASSSLKGQSDKEKYEKARMLKDYIENIRSAYTKDFTNKDITKLQIAVATYLIDKLALRAGNEKDDDEADTVGCCTLKVENVTREPPNKLKFNFLGKDSIKYENTVEVELPVYNAILKLQKDKRPGDDLFDKLDTSKLNAHLKELMPGLTAKVFRTFNASITLDNMLNQETKDGDVGEKIVVYQHANKQVAIICNHQRSVSKSHDAQMSKLTEKIDELQAVLKELKTDLDRARKGKPPLKSSDGKTKKNLTPEVLEKKMSQTNAKIEKMQRDMKTKEDLKTVALGTSKINYLDPRITVAWCKRHEVPIEKIFNKSLLAKFCWAMDVDPDFRF, encoded by the exons ATGGCTGTTGAGACTTCCGATAAACCAAATTTACCTCATGATTttgacgatgatgatgatgcaccGATAATTTACAAAAGGATTTCAAGTAAGAAAAACCAAACACATTCAGAAGCAAGGAAGTCTAATTCTCACATTCACGATGGACAGTCATATAGACAGGCTCCTAATGCACCTTCTTCGAATGGCCAGACATCTAGCTTGCAGAAAGGTAATACTGCCCCATCCCTTAAGCCATCAGCCATGAAGCCTTCTGTGGGTATCTCAAGAACTCCAAATTCTGTTGGCAATACTTCCTCTGTGAAGTTGCCTGTAGCAAATTCAAAATCACCTTCATTGGGAGATAAACAGAAAATGTCCGTTGATGTCAAGGTGGAACCAAAATCTACTGAGCACAGTGGTAAAAATTTCTGTGAAGATTCAGAAGATGACGAGGATGATAAACCGTTGAGTTTTAGGTTGAAGAATTCTAACCATGATAACAAAGTGACGTCTGTTGTCAAGAAATCTTATGAAGActctgatgatgatgatgatgtccCTTTGGCAAAAAAGTTACCTCGTAATTTGAATTTGGGAACAACTAGCAATAACCACGAAGACTCTGATAAGAAGCCTATTTCTAAAATCCAGAAAGACCGAAAAAATGGTTCTGGCATGAGTAATAAACAGGATAGGCCATCTCCATTGCCAGCTAAAAGACCACTAGATAATAGTAATTCCTTGCAACCTTCTGTTAAGAAGCCTAAGGTCTCTGCTTCAGATGCATCTATCAAAACTGAGCTAGTCTCTGAGAAACGTGAGCTGAAGAcagaggatgatgatgatgatgatcataTTCCTATTTCCCAGAGAATAAAGAAACAAGGCATGACAGGTGATAAATCATCTTCCACGAAGAAGGTGCTTCAAAAGGTTACTAAAGTTAACAAGTCTATTTCAAAACCTTTCAAGAAACAGACCAAGAAGATAGTTAAAAAATCAGGCAGTGGTTCAGAATATTCCAAATCTAGCAAACTTCTTCCTAGCTCTGGTGATGGGCAGAAAAAGTGGACTACTTTGGTTCACAATGGTGTCATTTTCCCCCCTCCTTACCAGCAGCACGGGGTAAAGATGCTCTATAAGGGGAGACCAGTTGATTTGACTCCCGAGCAAGAGGAG GTTGCTACAATGTATGCAGTCATGCGAGATACGGAGTACATGCAGAAAGATAAGTTCAAGGATAATTTCTGGAATGACTGGCGAAAGTTGCTTGGAAGAAATCACGTAATACAGAACTTGAAAGACTGTGATTTCACTCCAATATATGACTGGTACCAGGGTGTGAAGGATAAGAAGAAGCAAATGACCACGGAA GAGAAGAAAATTTtgaaggaagagaaaatgaaacaaGAGGAGAAATACATGTGGGCTATGGTAGATGGTGTTAAAGAGAAG GTTGGGAACTTTAGAGTTGAACCACCAGGATTGTTCCGAGGCCGAGGAGAGCACCCCAAG atgggaaaattgaaaaaacgCATTCATCCAGGTGACATCACAATTAATATTGGAAAGGATGCCCCAATTCCTGAATGTCCTATTCCTGGTGAAAG GTGGAAGGAGATAAGACATGATAATACAGTTACCTGGTTAGCCTATTGGAGTGATCCTATAAATCCAAAGTTATTCAAGTATGTGTTTCTGGCTGCTAGTAGTTCTTTGAAGGGGCAAAGTGACAAGGAAAAGTATGAGAAAGCTAGGATGTTAAAG GATTATATAGAGAACATTAGGTCTGCATACACAAAAGATTTTACCAATAAAGATATTACTAAGCTGCAAATTGCCGTTGCTACTTATCTTATTGATAAACTAGCTCTGAGGGCTGGCAATGAGAAG GATGACGATGAAGCTGATACTGTTGGTTGCTGCACATTAAAAGTAGAGAATGTGACAAGAGAACCTCCCAACAAACTCAAG TTTAACTTCCTTGGTAAAGATTCTATCAAGTATGAAAATACAGTCGAGGTGGAGCTTCCTGTATATAATGCAATATTGAAGTTACAAAAAG ATAAACGTCCTGGTGATGATCTTTTTGATAAGCTGGATACAAGTAAATTAAATGCTCATCTGAAGGAACTCATGCCTGGTCTAACAGCAAAAGTCTTCCGTACATTCAATGCATCAATCACATTGGATAATATG TTAAATCAAGAAACTAAAGATGGAGATGTTGGGGAGAAAATTGTTGTTTATCAGCATGCAAATAAACAG GTTGCTATCATTTGCAATCATCAACGTAGTGTTTCAAAGTCTCATGATGCACAAATGTCAAAGTTAACTGAAAAAATTGATGAACTTCag GCTGTTCTGAAGGAGCTGAAAACGGATTTAGACAGGGCAAGGAAAGGAAAACCCCCTTTAAAGAGTTCAGATGGAAAGACAAAAAAGAACTTGACTCCTGAAGT GTTAGAGAAAAAGATGTCTCAAACCAATGCAAAAATTGAGAAGATGCAACGTGATATGAAGACCAAAGAAGATTTAAAAACTGTGGCATTGGGCACATCCAAGATAAACTACCTTGACCCTAGGATTACAGTTGCCTGGTGCAAGCGGCATGAGGTTCCTATTGAAAAG ATTTTTAACAAATCTCTGCTGGCGAAATTCTGTTGGGCAATGGATGTGGATCCTGACTTCAGATTCTGA
- the LOC108338892 gene encoding RNA polymerase sigma factor sigA isoform X1, translating into MASAAVIGLSGGKRLLGSLYHYSDIIEKLSYGSDFGSTQYQIVSTKSVIVAKKSSNYTPTFPASNRQNQSIKALKEHVDDAATVAEPWFQSSSSNDLEVESSEMGYSVEALLLLQKSMLEKQWSLSFEREVLTERSSKAKIRRKVAAVTCSGVSARQRRMNAKRKTVVKACGAVPLKSKISPERLQNRVKGYVKGVVSEELLSHAEVVSLSEKIKVGLYLDEQKSRLKERLGCEPSDDEMATSLKMSRTELREKMLECSLAREKLAMSNVRLVMSIAQKYENAGTEMGDLVQGGLIGLLRGIEKFDSSKGFKISTYVYWWIRQGVSRALIENSRTLRLPAHLHERLSLIRNAKFRLEERGITPTIDRIAKHLNMSQKKVRNATEAINKTISLDREAFPSLNGLRGDTHHSYIADNRVENIPWKGVDEWALKDGFIERKSKASWTCCIGETKTCCKEGRIGGNAVETLNLNSSQKFVTMYIYREISLPHSKRVQRYKGTLKICKSPLKWF; encoded by the exons ATGGCTAGTGCTGCAGTTATTGGACTCAGTGGAGGAAAGAGGCTTTTGGGTTCATTATACCATTACTCTGATATTATAGAAAAGCTTTCTTATGGAAGTGATTTTGGATCCACACAGTATCAGATTGTTTCAACAAAATCTGTGATAGTTGCCAAGAAGTCATCCAACTACACTCCAACTTTTCCAGCATCGAACCGGCAGAATCAGTCCATCAaggctcttaaggagcatgttGATGATGCTGCTACCGTTGCGGAGCCATGGTTTCAGAGTTCCAGTTCTAATGACTTAGAAGTGGAAAGCTCTGAAATGGGTTATTCTGTGGAGGCTCTTCTTTTGCTGCAGAAGTCAATGCTGGAAAAGCAATGGAGCCTTTCCTTTGAAAGGGAAGTGCTGACAGAACGTTCTAGTAAAGCGAAAATCCGTAGGAAAGTGGCAGCGGTGACATGTTCTGGAGTGTCTGCAAGGCAAAGAAGAATGAATGCCAAGCGGAAGACTGTGGTTAAAGCCTGTGGTGCTGTGCCGCTGAAGTCCAAAATCAGTCCAGAGCGGCTTCAAAACCGTGTGAAGGGTTATGTGAAAGGAGTAGTGAGTGAGGAATTGCTCTCTCATGCAGAAGTGGTTAGCCTATCAGAGAAAATAAAAGTTGGGCTTTACTTAGATGAGCAGAAATCCAG ATTGAAGGAGAGACTGGGATGTGAACCCTCTGACGATGAAATGGCTACTTCATTGAAGATGTCTCGTACTGAACTACGAGAAAAAATGCTAGAGTGCTCTCTGGCAAGAGAAAAGTTGGCTATGAGCAATGTTCGCTTAGTTATGTCTATTGCTCAAAAATATGAAAACGCTGGTACAGAAATGGGTGACCTTGTTCAG GGTGGCTTGATTGGACTACTTCGTGGTATTGAAAAGTTTGATTCTTCAAAAGGGTTTAAGATTTCAACCTACGTTTACTGGTGGATACGTCAG GGTGTTTCAAGAGCCTTGATTGAGAATTCAAGAACATTAAGATTGCCTGCTCATTTGCATGAGAGATTATCTTTAATCCGCAATGCAAAGTTTAGACTAGAAGAGAGAGGCATCACTCCAACTATTGAT AGGATTGCAAAACACCTTAACATGTCTCAAAAGAAAGTCAGAAATGCCACTGAG GCAATCAACAAAACTATCTCGCTTGATAGAGAAGCATTCCCCTCTTTGAATGGTCTACGAGGAGACACTCATCATAGT TACATTGCAGATAATCGCGTTGAGAACATCCCGTGGAAGGGAGTAGATGAGTGGGCACTAAAG GATGGGTTTATCGAGAGAAAGAGTAAGGCAAGTTGGACTTGTTGCATTGGAGAAACTAAAACATGCTGCAAGGAAGGGAGAATTGGAGGCAATGCTGTTGAAACATTGAATTTGAACTCGTCACAGAAATTTGTTACAATGTATATATACAGAGAAATTTCACTTCCTCATTCAAAAAGAGTACAACGATATAAGGGAACATTGAAGATCTGTAAATCCCCTTTAAAATGGTTTTAG
- the LOC108338892 gene encoding RNA polymerase sigma factor sigA isoform X2 codes for MASAAVIGLSGGKRLLGSLYHYSDIIEKLSYGSDFGSTQYQIVSTKSVIVAKKSSNYTPTFPASNRQNQSIKALKEHVDDAATVAEPWFQSSSSNDLEVESSEMGYSVEALLLLQKSMLEKQWSLSFEREVLTERSSKAKIRRKVAAVTCSGVSARQRRMNAKRKTVVKACGAVPLKSKISPERLQNRVKGYVKGVVSEELLSHAEVVSLSEKIKVGLYLDEQKSRLKERLGCEPSDDEMATSLKMSRTELREKMLECSLAREKLAMSNVRLVMSIAQKYENAGTEMGDLVQGGLIGLLRGIEKFDSSKGFKISTYVYWWIRQGVSRALIENSRTLRLPAHLHERLSLIRNAKFRLEERGITPTIDRIAKHLNMSQKKVRNATEAINKTISLDREAFPSLNGLRGDTHHSYIADNRVENIPWKGVDEWALKDEVNKLMNVTLKEREREIIRLYYGLGKECLTWEDISKRMGLSRERVRQVGLVALEKLKHAARKGELEAMLLKH; via the exons ATGGCTAGTGCTGCAGTTATTGGACTCAGTGGAGGAAAGAGGCTTTTGGGTTCATTATACCATTACTCTGATATTATAGAAAAGCTTTCTTATGGAAGTGATTTTGGATCCACACAGTATCAGATTGTTTCAACAAAATCTGTGATAGTTGCCAAGAAGTCATCCAACTACACTCCAACTTTTCCAGCATCGAACCGGCAGAATCAGTCCATCAaggctcttaaggagcatgttGATGATGCTGCTACCGTTGCGGAGCCATGGTTTCAGAGTTCCAGTTCTAATGACTTAGAAGTGGAAAGCTCTGAAATGGGTTATTCTGTGGAGGCTCTTCTTTTGCTGCAGAAGTCAATGCTGGAAAAGCAATGGAGCCTTTCCTTTGAAAGGGAAGTGCTGACAGAACGTTCTAGTAAAGCGAAAATCCGTAGGAAAGTGGCAGCGGTGACATGTTCTGGAGTGTCTGCAAGGCAAAGAAGAATGAATGCCAAGCGGAAGACTGTGGTTAAAGCCTGTGGTGCTGTGCCGCTGAAGTCCAAAATCAGTCCAGAGCGGCTTCAAAACCGTGTGAAGGGTTATGTGAAAGGAGTAGTGAGTGAGGAATTGCTCTCTCATGCAGAAGTGGTTAGCCTATCAGAGAAAATAAAAGTTGGGCTTTACTTAGATGAGCAGAAATCCAG ATTGAAGGAGAGACTGGGATGTGAACCCTCTGACGATGAAATGGCTACTTCATTGAAGATGTCTCGTACTGAACTACGAGAAAAAATGCTAGAGTGCTCTCTGGCAAGAGAAAAGTTGGCTATGAGCAATGTTCGCTTAGTTATGTCTATTGCTCAAAAATATGAAAACGCTGGTACAGAAATGGGTGACCTTGTTCAG GGTGGCTTGATTGGACTACTTCGTGGTATTGAAAAGTTTGATTCTTCAAAAGGGTTTAAGATTTCAACCTACGTTTACTGGTGGATACGTCAG GGTGTTTCAAGAGCCTTGATTGAGAATTCAAGAACATTAAGATTGCCTGCTCATTTGCATGAGAGATTATCTTTAATCCGCAATGCAAAGTTTAGACTAGAAGAGAGAGGCATCACTCCAACTATTGAT AGGATTGCAAAACACCTTAACATGTCTCAAAAGAAAGTCAGAAATGCCACTGAG GCAATCAACAAAACTATCTCGCTTGATAGAGAAGCATTCCCCTCTTTGAATGGTCTACGAGGAGACACTCATCATAGT TACATTGCAGATAATCGCGTTGAGAACATCCCGTGGAAGGGAGTAGATGAGTGGGCACTAAAG GATGAAGTGAATAAACTCATGAATGTGACCCTTAAGGAACGAGAGAGAGAAATTATTCGACTTTATTATGGACTGGGTAAAGAATGTCTTACATGGGAAGACATTAGTAAACG GATGGGTTTATCGAGAGAAAGAGTAAGGCAAGTTGGACTTGTTGCATTGGAGAAACTAAAACATGCTGCAAGGAAGGGAGAATTGGAGGCAATGCTGTTGAAACATTGA